In Parasteatoda tepidariorum isolate YZ-2023 chromosome 2, CAS_Ptep_4.0, whole genome shotgun sequence, one DNA window encodes the following:
- the LOC107451948 gene encoding uncharacterized protein, translating to MEIFMLQLVFSWSIHSRCKAMDFLIVTVLLGLLANGKAQKPVTSDELNIEVPEITEDFFEEILQYFPGSSGMYEHFASTPEPKFAKSTHEPEGIEITLEPEVVRSTTVPSYNEFCKDISHGLHDIDGKYPKLKALKSKLYTYFFSSMAEYERNPHKRKNIALDILSELIKLLQMLQKKIGDCPVRHVPVVSVPPVEEIIAEEVVYPPFVGSVRGIPGVNYPNYTEVPITSFSCSDKKYIPGFYADLETGCQVFHVCYEHRRESFLCPIGTLFNQPILACDYWYSSNCSLSEHYYDVNEEKDEVHISEPEKDHVEELITTIIEQEKTTIPRIVVKSKDSVKIDADLDQILKFLPVKAKVVEFPEKPAPKLLPVLEPKFVKAAVAIPAMKVAAKVAPILKAKIEDAVKMKVEKAIKTKVAAKVVPVAKMKAVGAVKAKLATAAAAAPVVKAKVLAAAVPVVKTKIAAAVPLVKSKVISAAAGPLLKAKVTAKALPVVKMAAIDAKLLAAAKAKKAAMISPLTKKALALGYLKLLKAKKFAMMG from the exons atggaaattttcatGCTGCAGTTAGTCTTCAGTTGGAGCATTCATAGCAG GTGTAAAGCGATGGACTTCCTTATAGTGACTGTattattag GCTTGTTGGCCAATGGAAAAGCGCAGAAACCAGTTACTTCTGATGAGCTTAATATTGAAGTTCCAGag ATAACTGAGGATTTCTTTGAAGAAATCCTACAGTATTTTCCTGGCTCATCTGGAATGTACGAACACTTCGCAAGTACTCCAGAGCCTAAATTTGCAAAAAGCACCCACGAGCCTGAAGGTATTGAAATCACTCTTGAGCCTGAAGTGGTCAGAAGCACAACCGTACCATCTTACAACGAGTTTTGCAAAGATATTTCCCATGGATTGCATGATATCGATGGCAAGTACCCGAAACTGAAGGCTCTGAAGTCCAAGCTGTACACCTATTTCTTCAGTTCCATGGCCGAATACGAAAGGAATCCTCACAAGAGAAAGAACATCGCGTTAGACATTCTCTCCGAGCTTATTAAACTGCTCCAGATGTTGCAGAAAAAGATCGGAGACTGTCCAGTGAGACACGTTCCAGTAGTTTCAGTCCCTCCTGTTGAAGAGATCATCGCTGAAGAAGTTGTGTATCCTCCATTTGTTGGATCAGTCAGAGGTATTCCTGGAGTTAACTATCCAAATTATACTGAAGTGCCTATTACTTCGTTCTCGTGTAGCGACAAAAAATACATCCCTGGATTTTATGCAGACTTGGAAACTGGGTGCCAG GTTTTCCATGTTTGTTATGAGCATCGACGAGAAAGTTTCCTTTGTCCTATCGGTACTCTATTTAATCAGCCCATATTGGCCTGCGACTACTGGTACAGTTCTAATTGCTCACTTTCTGAACACTATTACGATGTCAATGAAGAGAAAGATGAGGTTCACATATCCGAACCAGAAAAGGATCACGTAGAGGAGCTTATTACGACTATTATTGAGCAAGAAAAAACTACCATTCCTCGTATTGTGGTAAAAAGCAAAGATAGTGTAAAAATAGATGCAGATCTCGATCAAATCTTAAAGTTCTTGCCCGTTAAAGCTAAAGTTGTGGAGTTTCCAGAGAAACCGGCTCCCAAACTTCTACCAGTTCTTGAACCAAAGTTCGTCAAAGCTGCAGTTGCTATTCCAGCAATGAAAGTTGCAGCTAAAGTTGCTCCTATTCTTAAAGCTAAAATTGAAGATGCCGTAAAGATGAAGGTGGAAAAGGCCATAAAGACTAAAGTTGCTGCTAAAGTTGTTCCAGTTGCCAAAATGAAGGCAGTTGGCGCTGTCAAAGCAAAGCTTGCCACCGCTGCTGCAGCAGCTCCAGTTGTCAAGGCTAAGGTATTAGCAGCTGCAGTCCCAgttgtaaaaactaaaattgctgCTGCTGTACCACTTGTGAAATCTAAAGTAATTTCTGCAGCAGCTGGACCGCTATTGAAAGCAAAAGTTACTGCAAAAGCGTTGCCCGTTGTAAAAATGGCCGCTATTGACGCGAAGTTGTTAGCTGCTGCAAAAGCTAAAAAGGCAGCAATGATTTCTCCTTTAACTAAAAAAGCTCTGGCTCTAGGCTATTTGAAGTTGCTTAAAGCAAAGAAATTTGCCATGATGGgttga